From one Catenuloplanes nepalensis genomic stretch:
- a CDS encoding catalase, which translates to MEARKIVDAVKDAVEAVTEPTVPGTPGSGTPTVEEPTTPREPLPPKSDQGTPEPVTPTGFDTGAPKTARGQQGAYLTTAQGARLRDTDHSLKAGPRGPILMQDHHFREKITHFDHERIPERVVHARGAGAHGVFTAYGSAETITSAGFLKKNAETPVFVRFSTVLGSRGSADTVRDTRGFATKFYTSEGTFDLVANNIPVFFIQDAIKFPDIIHAAKPHPDREIPQAQSAHDTFWDFVSLHTEAQHHTMWNMSDRGIPRSYRHMEGFGVHTFRLVDDAGETVLVKFHWKPKLGTHSLVWEEAQLIAGIDPDYHRRDLYDAIEAGAFPEYELGVQVFPDTPDETFAGIDLLDPTKIVPEELAEVQPIGRLVLNRNPTNFFAEVEQVAFHLGHLPPGIDVTNDPLLQGRLFSYVDTQLTRLGGPNYSHIPINRPHAPVNDMLRDGFHQQGVHAGVAPYKPNSLDGGNPFETTEKAFADLPARVAESTKVRANPVSFDDHYSQVRLFWQSMTPVEKEHIVSAYTFELGKCYEQTIKERQLLALANIDADLCAQVAAGLGLPAPAASIEPVEVAPSPALSQIGQEWPADGRIIGIVVGPDGADGAGAVREAILAAGALPLIIGPVGGHAGGLVVQRTFNTARSVEFDAILVADAAAPAADAIPARDAKAGAVATVTVDPRVRLLVEEAWRHAKPVGAWGSGTAVLEQAGIAGTPGVFEAESGTGALTTLQQFLALHRVWERFPATLA; encoded by the coding sequence ATGGAAGCGCGCAAGATCGTCGACGCGGTGAAGGATGCCGTGGAAGCCGTCACCGAACCCACGGTCCCCGGCACACCGGGGAGCGGCACGCCGACCGTGGAGGAGCCGACGACGCCACGGGAGCCACTGCCGCCGAAGAGCGATCAGGGCACGCCCGAGCCCGTCACGCCGACCGGCTTCGACACCGGGGCGCCGAAGACCGCCCGCGGACAGCAGGGCGCGTACCTCACCACCGCGCAGGGGGCCCGGCTTCGCGACACGGACCACTCGCTGAAGGCCGGCCCGCGCGGACCGATCCTGATGCAGGACCACCACTTCCGCGAGAAGATCACGCACTTCGACCACGAGCGCATCCCGGAGCGCGTGGTGCACGCCCGTGGCGCCGGCGCGCACGGCGTCTTCACCGCCTACGGCAGCGCGGAGACGATCACCAGCGCCGGGTTCCTGAAGAAGAACGCGGAGACGCCGGTCTTCGTCCGGTTCTCCACCGTGCTCGGCTCGCGCGGCTCCGCCGACACGGTCCGCGACACCCGTGGCTTCGCCACCAAGTTCTACACCAGCGAGGGTACGTTCGACCTGGTCGCGAACAACATCCCGGTCTTCTTCATCCAGGACGCGATCAAGTTCCCGGACATCATCCACGCCGCGAAGCCGCACCCGGACCGGGAGATCCCGCAGGCGCAGAGCGCGCACGACACGTTCTGGGACTTCGTGTCGCTGCACACCGAGGCGCAGCACCACACCATGTGGAACATGTCCGACCGGGGCATCCCACGCTCGTACCGGCACATGGAGGGCTTCGGCGTCCACACGTTCCGGCTGGTCGACGACGCCGGCGAGACCGTGCTGGTCAAGTTCCACTGGAAGCCGAAGCTCGGCACGCACTCGCTGGTCTGGGAGGAGGCGCAGCTGATCGCGGGCATCGACCCGGACTACCACCGGCGCGACCTCTACGACGCGATCGAGGCGGGCGCGTTCCCGGAGTACGAGCTCGGCGTGCAGGTCTTCCCGGACACGCCGGACGAGACGTTCGCCGGCATCGACCTGCTCGACCCGACCAAGATCGTGCCGGAGGAGCTGGCCGAGGTGCAGCCGATCGGCCGCCTCGTGCTCAACCGCAACCCCACGAACTTCTTCGCCGAGGTCGAGCAGGTGGCGTTCCACCTCGGGCACCTGCCGCCCGGCATCGACGTCACCAACGACCCGCTGCTGCAGGGCCGGCTCTTCTCCTACGTCGACACACAGCTGACCCGGCTCGGCGGCCCGAACTACTCGCACATCCCGATCAACCGGCCGCACGCGCCGGTCAACGACATGCTCCGGGACGGCTTCCACCAGCAGGGCGTGCACGCGGGCGTGGCCCCGTACAAGCCGAACTCACTCGACGGCGGCAACCCGTTCGAGACCACCGAGAAGGCGTTCGCCGACCTGCCGGCCCGGGTCGCCGAGTCGACCAAGGTACGCGCGAACCCGGTCTCGTTCGACGACCACTACTCGCAGGTGCGCCTCTTCTGGCAGAGCATGACGCCGGTCGAGAAGGAGCACATCGTCTCCGCGTACACGTTCGAGCTCGGCAAGTGCTACGAGCAGACGATCAAGGAGCGTCAGCTGCTCGCGCTCGCCAACATCGACGCGGACCTGTGCGCGCAGGTCGCGGCCGGCCTCGGCCTGCCCGCGCCGGCCGCCTCGATCGAGCCGGTCGAGGTCGCACCCAGCCCCGCACTGTCCCAGATCGGCCAGGAGTGGCCGGCCGACGGCCGGATCATCGGCATCGTGGTCGGCCCGGACGGTGCCGACGGCGCCGGCGCGGTCCGCGAGGCGATCCTCGCGGCCGGCGCGCTGCCGCTGATCATCGGCCCGGTCGGCGGGCACGCCGGCGGCCTGGTCGTGCAGCGCACGTTCAACACCGCGCGCTCCGTCGAGTTCGACGCGATCCTGGTCGCGGACGCGGCCGCCCCGGCCGCCGACGCGATCCCCGCGCGGGACGCCAAGGCCGGCGCGGTCGCCACGGTCACGGTCGACCCGCGGGTGCGGCTGCTCGTCGAGGAGGCCTGGCGGCACGCCAAGCCGGTCGGCGCCTGGGGCTCCGGCACCGCGGTGCTGGAGCAGGCCGGCATCGCCGGCACGCCCGGCGTCTTCGAAGCCGAGTCCGGCACCGGCGCGCTCACCACGCTCCAGCAGTTCCTGGCGCTGCACCGCGTGTGGGAACGATTCCCGGCCACGCTCGCCTGA
- a CDS encoding SigB/SigF/SigG family RNA polymerase sigma factor, with the protein MSAFVGEELDLDICAEEYARARVGVEETERERLREDLIRAAMPLAGRLASRYTGRGEPAEDLEQVARIGLVKTVDRYDADRGSFTAFAVVTIRGELRRHFRDHTWGVHVPRRLQDLGLEVKRAADMLTARLSRPPTPAEIADLLDVDEADVRAARTSLAGYSAESLNRRISDDDDTEIGDLLGALDPEMAAVEDRTTLANLLLRLPRRDRRMLALRFWGNMSQAEIAERFGISQMQVSRLLSRALTWLRTAMLTDVVPPWPGESDALGVRMTVTAGPGRARIVRLYGEIDRDVAAELRVRLLASISAGRPSRLEVDLAGVPLLDAAGMRALMVVRETAVARRVGLRFTGVSPYLAQLIRATGLGVMLS; encoded by the coding sequence ATGTCGGCATTCGTCGGTGAGGAGCTTGACCTCGACATCTGCGCCGAGGAGTACGCACGGGCCCGGGTGGGTGTGGAGGAGACGGAGCGCGAGCGGCTGCGGGAGGACCTGATCCGCGCCGCGATGCCGCTGGCCGGGCGCCTGGCGAGTCGTTACACCGGCCGCGGCGAGCCCGCCGAGGACCTCGAACAGGTGGCGCGGATAGGGCTGGTCAAGACCGTCGACCGGTACGATGCGGATCGCGGCTCGTTCACCGCGTTCGCCGTGGTGACCATCCGGGGTGAGCTGCGCCGGCACTTCCGGGACCACACCTGGGGCGTGCACGTGCCGCGCCGCCTGCAGGACCTCGGGCTCGAGGTCAAGCGCGCCGCGGACATGCTGACCGCCCGGCTGTCCCGGCCGCCGACGCCCGCGGAGATCGCCGACCTCCTCGACGTGGACGAGGCCGACGTGCGCGCGGCCCGAACCTCGCTGGCCGGCTACTCGGCCGAGTCGCTGAACCGGCGGATCTCGGACGACGACGACACCGAGATCGGGGACCTGCTCGGCGCGCTCGACCCGGAGATGGCCGCGGTCGAGGACCGGACGACGCTCGCGAACCTGCTGCTGCGCCTGCCGCGCCGGGACCGCCGCATGCTCGCGCTGCGCTTCTGGGGCAACATGAGCCAGGCGGAGATCGCGGAGCGGTTCGGCATCTCCCAGATGCAGGTGTCCCGCCTGCTCAGCCGCGCGCTGACCTGGCTGCGAACCGCGATGCTGACCGACGTGGTGCCGCCGTGGCCGGGCGAGTCCGACGCACTCGGCGTGCGCATGACGGTGACCGCCGGGCCCGGGCGCGCCCGGATCGTCCGCCTCTATGGCGAGATCGACCGGGACGTCGCGGCCGAGCTGCGGGTACGGCTGCTGGCCTCGATATCCGCGGGCCGGCCGAGCCGGCTGGAGGTGGACCTGGCCGGCGTGCCGCTGCTGGACGCGGCCGGGATGCGCGCGCTCATGGTGGTCCGGGAGACCGCGGTCGCGCGCCGGGTCGGCCTCCGGTTCACCGGCGTCTCGCCGTACCTGGCGCAGCTGATCCGGGCGACCGGCCTGGGCGTCATGCTGAGCTGA
- a CDS encoding chemotaxis protein CheB, which translates to MAHRDVIAIGTSAGGVEALRALVQGLPAGLPAAVLVVLHMSRDSPSALPAILRRCSALPVSAAADGERIVPGHVYVATPNRHLLLLGDRLRISNGPSENGHRPAVDPLFRSVARSAGPRAIGVVLSGSQADGASGAYDLALRGGLTVIQDPDDALHPSMPRAVSARRTPDHVATAAEMGALLAKLTTVPLPEGLDLDMDPRLDDEVAISDAEARTTDRIPGATPAGFGCPDCGGGLFEVSGAPIPHFRCRIGHAWAPESLLDEQAVATEGALWTALRALEEKAALSRRMADRVYAERYRQTADDADRAILLIRHLLDRIAGRTGQI; encoded by the coding sequence ATGGCACACCGGGACGTCATCGCGATCGGCACGTCCGCCGGAGGGGTGGAGGCGCTGCGCGCGCTCGTCCAGGGCCTGCCGGCCGGGTTGCCCGCGGCCGTGCTCGTGGTCCTGCACATGTCGCGCGACTCACCGAGCGCGCTGCCGGCGATCCTGAGAAGGTGCAGCGCGCTGCCGGTCAGCGCCGCGGCCGACGGCGAGCGGATCGTGCCGGGGCACGTGTATGTGGCGACGCCCAACCGTCACCTGCTGCTGCTCGGCGACCGGCTGCGGATCAGCAACGGGCCGTCCGAGAACGGGCACCGGCCCGCGGTCGACCCGCTGTTCCGGTCCGTCGCGCGGTCCGCCGGGCCGCGGGCGATCGGCGTGGTGCTGTCCGGGTCACAGGCGGACGGCGCGTCCGGCGCCTACGACCTCGCGCTGCGCGGCGGCCTGACGGTGATCCAGGACCCGGACGACGCGCTGCACCCGTCGATGCCGAGGGCAGTGTCCGCGCGGCGGACGCCGGACCACGTCGCCACCGCGGCCGAGATGGGTGCCCTGCTGGCGAAGCTCACGACCGTACCCCTGCCCGAAGGTCTTGATCTGGATATGGATCCTCGCCTGGACGACGAGGTCGCGATCAGCGATGCCGAGGCCCGCACCACCGACCGGATTCCGGGCGCCACGCCCGCCGGGTTCGGCTGCCCGGACTGCGGCGGCGGCCTGTTCGAGGTGAGCGGCGCGCCGATTCCGCACTTCCGCTGCCGGATCGGGCATGCCTGGGCACCGGAGAGCCTGCTGGACGAGCAGGCGGTCGCGACCGAGGGCGCGCTCTGGACCGCGTTGCGCGCGCTCGAGGAGAAGGCGGCGCTGAGCCGGCGGATGGCCGACCGGGTGTACGCGGAGCGCTACCGGCAGACCGCGGACGACGCCGATCGTGCGATCCTCCTGATCCGCCACCTGCTCGACCGCATCGCCGGCCGCACCGGCCAGATCTGA
- a CDS encoding carbohydrate binding domain-containing protein gives MLAVVTTGSPALATTNSNQITDGTFGTGTGSWWAGSGATLRNENNELCADVTGGTAVIHDVIIGRSGVQLTAGRSYALTFDAKSTAGVQLRTRVQDGAAPYTGVLDQGFNVTPGLRRYAMAFTSTLTRTDGQVTFQVGGFSSAMTFCFDNIALVETNEVSNGTFDAGIQHWWKGRAQTTIAAESGQLRIDTPGGTTNPWDDIVGLSGVTLRAGKQYKLTFTGSATAARTLRTVVQTEASPWTSPLLQDFGLTTSAQTFSWTFTSPLTITAGQLLFQIGGTAGFTARFDNVSIVEQLQLANDPVLYWNDVLKQAIRESVEPQRTPTNLARAAAVMNAAIFDAVTSVTNIGTPYVGRVTVPVDTHVASLESAVNMAAFDTLRVLFPNLTFTDELTTARGLLPNGTITLQRDRGEGVGAASASAVLANRANDGSGSTATYTPSTTPGAWRPTDSAAPVTPFWGQVRPWTLTSGAQFRPPLPGGYSSYSTLLASQAYADQLNDVKNLGRATGSTRTAEQTDIAFFWANDVPGTYKPPGQLLEHTEIVAAQRGLGVLEHARLFALVSLALADAAIAAWDAKYLTAIDLWRPQSAVQNADQDGRADTVKDAAWLPLSINPAGQRFSPAFPAYVSGHATFGGAWAAVMRNYFGIDHLEMRLTTEDPSRPNVVRTLPSFTAAAAENGRSRIYLGVHYQWDADNGIATGTQVGNQVFANYLRP, from the coding sequence TTGCTCGCCGTCGTCACGACCGGCAGCCCCGCACTCGCCACCACCAACTCGAACCAGATCACCGACGGCACGTTCGGCACCGGCACCGGCTCGTGGTGGGCCGGCTCGGGCGCCACGCTGCGCAACGAGAACAACGAGCTCTGCGCGGACGTCACCGGCGGCACCGCGGTCATCCACGACGTGATCATCGGCCGGTCCGGCGTGCAGCTGACGGCCGGCCGGTCCTACGCGCTGACCTTCGACGCCAAGTCCACCGCCGGCGTGCAGCTGCGCACCCGGGTGCAGGACGGCGCCGCGCCCTACACCGGCGTGCTCGACCAGGGCTTCAACGTCACCCCCGGCCTCCGGCGGTACGCGATGGCGTTCACCTCCACGCTCACCCGCACGGACGGGCAGGTCACGTTCCAGGTCGGCGGCTTCTCGTCCGCGATGACGTTCTGCTTCGACAACATCGCGCTGGTCGAGACGAACGAGGTCTCCAACGGCACGTTCGACGCCGGCATCCAGCACTGGTGGAAGGGGCGCGCACAGACCACGATCGCCGCCGAGTCCGGGCAGCTGCGCATCGACACGCCGGGCGGCACCACCAACCCGTGGGACGACATCGTCGGCCTCAGCGGCGTCACGCTGCGCGCCGGTAAGCAGTACAAGTTGACGTTCACCGGCTCCGCGACCGCGGCCCGGACGCTCCGGACCGTGGTGCAGACCGAGGCGTCACCGTGGACGTCGCCGCTGCTGCAGGACTTCGGGCTGACCACGAGCGCGCAGACGTTCTCCTGGACGTTCACGTCACCGCTGACGATCACGGCCGGGCAGCTGCTGTTCCAGATCGGCGGCACGGCCGGGTTCACCGCCCGGTTCGACAACGTGTCCATCGTGGAGCAGTTGCAGCTGGCCAACGACCCGGTGCTCTACTGGAACGACGTGCTCAAGCAGGCGATCCGCGAGTCGGTCGAGCCGCAGCGCACACCGACGAACCTGGCCCGGGCGGCCGCGGTGATGAACGCCGCGATCTTCGACGCGGTCACGTCCGTGACGAACATCGGCACGCCCTACGTCGGCCGGGTCACGGTGCCGGTCGACACACACGTCGCCTCGCTGGAGTCGGCGGTCAACATGGCCGCGTTCGACACGCTGCGGGTGCTCTTCCCGAACCTGACGTTCACCGACGAGCTGACCACCGCGCGTGGGCTGCTGCCGAACGGCACGATCACGCTGCAGCGCGACCGGGGTGAGGGGGTCGGCGCGGCCAGCGCGTCCGCGGTGCTGGCCAACCGGGCGAACGACGGTTCCGGCTCGACCGCGACGTACACGCCGAGCACCACGCCGGGCGCGTGGCGGCCGACGGACTCGGCCGCGCCGGTGACGCCGTTCTGGGGTCAGGTGCGGCCGTGGACGCTGACCAGCGGGGCGCAGTTCCGGCCGCCGCTGCCCGGCGGTTACAGCAGCTACTCCACGCTGCTGGCCAGTCAGGCCTACGCGGACCAGCTCAACGACGTGAAGAACCTGGGCCGGGCGACCGGCTCGACCCGGACCGCGGAGCAGACCGACATCGCGTTCTTCTGGGCGAACGACGTCCCCGGGACGTACAAGCCGCCGGGCCAGTTGCTGGAGCACACCGAGATCGTGGCGGCGCAGCGCGGCCTGGGCGTGCTGGAGCACGCGCGGCTGTTCGCGCTGGTGTCGCTGGCCCTGGCGGACGCGGCGATCGCGGCGTGGGACGCGAAGTACCTGACCGCGATCGACCTGTGGCGGCCGCAGTCCGCGGTCCAGAACGCGGACCAGGACGGCCGGGCCGACACCGTGAAGGACGCGGCCTGGCTGCCGCTGTCGATCAATCCGGCCGGGCAGCGGTTCTCGCCCGCGTTCCCGGCGTATGTCAGCGGACACGCCACGTTCGGCGGCGCCTGGGCGGCCGTGATGCGCAACTACTTCGGCATCGATCACCTGGAGATGCGGCTGACCACCGAGGACCCGAGCCGGCCGAACGTGGTCCGCACGCTGCCGAGCTTCACGGCCGCGGCCGCGGAGAACGGGCGAAGCCGGATCTACCTCGGCGTGCACTACCAGTGGGATGCGGACAACGGCATCGCCACCGGCACCCAGGTCGGCAACCAGGTGTTCGCGAACTACCTGCGGCCCTGA